ATTTCTATTAACCATGCATCCGGCCAGCTTGACAAAACTACTTTAATTCTTATTTGGACAAAAGAAAAAGCCCAGTACTCgatcattattacaaataatataagcCGGATGATGTTTTGAACACTTATAATTTGGATTTCTtctgttatatatttttcaatcatcCTTATCATAAACTCTTGTTAACTGTAAAGAAATTTATAACTctaactcatttaattaaaatcagttctataagagatgattgttcattccttataaatatatcaaaggTCTTATCCACAGACAATATATGATTATTTCTCAACACCCTCACTCACGTGtagatcaatatttttttctggtcCTTGTCACGAGATAAGTAGTGTGGAACTACATTTGTCCTGTAACAGACTCTAATATcatgtaaaatcatcactttttccaaaaacttaacctgatgggaagatgtagattttattatgtattttatatcttaacacttccCCTCACGTGTCGGCCAAACTCCCATTCAATAGATGACCcaacacgtaaaatatttaattaaatgagatagagtgTATAGTCAGAGTTTGAACTCATGACCTCTGCTATGATactatgaagaaattcatgggtctaactcatctcattaaaACCGGTTCTACAAGATAAGATTTcttattccttataaacatgtccaaaACTTTATCCACAGACAATATAGGATTACTCATCAACAAATTggtcactttttttttgttttaatttgcaaGTGGCATATTATATAAGACTTTGTCCCTAGCAATCTAGCTACTTCTAATAAtcctaatatatttataatacgAGCCTCAcgtctaatatataattttaaactgatttgtttggaattttttattttgcaataaTTGACATAAGATCACATGATATATTTTTGATGTCAGGAATCTCACATGATTTATATAGCGATCAACCTAAGATATATTCAATTACCAACTTGGGcgaacaaattaattaagagttctatttcaaaaaaaaaaaaaaatttattaagagTTGCCGGCCCGACGCACGCATGGACGGCCGGCCGGCCTTCATCGCGCGTTTGGAGTTTTGTAATTAAGCAGGAATGATCAGTACGTCATTGACATCCAATCaatctagattaaaaatattttcttcaggTACAGACAAAGATCAGTTGATCCATACATTTTTCATGCCTTAATATAATTTAGTTACGTACGCTTTAGTAAAACTTTCTTTACGTGCCATCTAATTTCGTCATTGACGTCTCACcgttatttatcattttattatttattacttattttatttttatttaataattgggacttttcattttctgacaagaatttcaaaatctcggatttcttaattaactatatatatgagCCCCGGCCACTAGTGAGTTTTAGGAGATTTTATCAATAAACCTTACTCTCAGGCCTAGTTTGGACAGATAGATAGATGCATGCTTCCATCGTCTCATCTCATGATTTgatcatctcaatattcaaacaccatAAACACAAACTcttctcaattttaaattttcaactttttcatttaattattacttaattattacaacttttccaaaaattaaaaaaaaacacaactaaacaaatcaacatttttaaatcctaaaacaaattaaattatattaaaaaattatattctaacaatattattttaattttataatatttttattcaaatttttctcttttaccaaaaccctataaaacattttaactcaaatcatttataactcatctcaattcaaatatctcactactattcacaaaccatctcaacttattatccaaaccaggcctaagaaTCTTCTCtatattttgcatattttttcaatcttaATCCTTAACTTTGTTAATTAACTAAGTACTCATTCTTATTTTGTCGGGCGTCACTTATTCAGTTTGATAgaagtaaagaaaataaataaataaaagaaaggcagaagaagaagaagaagagacagatagataaaaaatttctcaCTAGAAGAAAACCCCGCACGCCAAGCGACATGATCTCCATGCTCCAAATTCGAAGGCAGAGATACCAGTataccaatattattattcattacttttttcatAGAAAGTACTGGTAAAGTAAAATATATCAGTGCATATCGATAGACTCTTGAGTGCAATATTCTTTGATATACTTTGGGAAAAAGGATCAAAGTATTACTCCAAGCTGGCATTATTACGAAGTTTCGATTTCTCCATCGGGAACAGGCCGATGATGATCAACTCCCGAAGGCACACCAGTTTGATATGGATTGCCGAATGCAGCATGATTCCCAGGACGCGTGAAgacaatctatatatatatatatatatatatgtaatattaatttcaaattaatatttgtgaGTTCTAGCTCCGATCCAGtactataataattaattaagctacGGATCGGAGTGTAATATTATTCTAAGATAGCAAGTTCGTGAGTGaacatataatgataataatcaTCACATGATCAGCAATTAGAATTGAGTGTAAAATGCATGCCATGCGATCCCATGAGTGAATATTATCAcaattatatacatacatacatatatatatatatgcgtcaGTATAACTGCATGCACGACATCATTAACGTTTATGGGCAAAAATCATGTCATGTCTAGCTAATTAATCAGGATTTTCCCTACTTGTTTGCATGTTACTCGATCTACTTTCACAATCTTTATAATGCAGTTAAAAGAGAGTTTGTACTGTGTTCCACTTTCACAGCCCTTCTATCTacttataatttcatatgattcATCAGCTGCTAGCCGGGACACTGATCACTTCGGTTTGCGTAGAATCATGCATTGATCATGagagttttcatgaaacactaCGTACCGAGTAACAAACATTCATTTGGCATGAGCCAAAGTACTGTTGTTTCTGTAAAGaaacataattaattacttattacCTGATAATCTCCGAGTGTACGCGACTTAAAACCAGCTGCACAATATTCAAAGTAATATTCCCACGTCCTTATAAACTTTTCATCGAAGCCGAGAGCGAGGACTTTGCTGCAAAATGAATTTATAACATTAGCTATCATAAACATGATTAGTTATAAACCCATGATCCCTTTCATCTCCGAGATAGGCCTGCAGGTTTCAGTAGGACGCCTCCGGGCTGATACTCAGATATATCATCGGTACGTAGCTTCATCAAGTTGAGGTAATTAGAGTCTAGACCAAACTTCTTTGAGATACTGACAAAGTTATAAGAAAATAACACTAaattcaaaatgattatttctcttACCTCCGGTTCTCCGTGAAATTTTTTCTCCAACATCTGAGTGTTTGGTAGTAATGAATCCCGATGTTCGCCAAGAGCTCCACGCTGCACTTAGATAAATTGTATAAATTTCCGAGAGATTGTTATATAAatactcaaaagaaaattaccaagggaataaagaatatttaataTACCTGAATCTGGATGCAGAAGCCATGGCTGCTGTTATCCTGCTTAGTGATGGCAGGCATCCACCGGGGAAAATATATTCCTTGATGAAATCTGAACTTTGCCTATACTCATTATATCGTTCATCTGGTATCGATATGAACTAAGAACAGATCATCCAGCTTAAAACAGTTAGCAATACGCTGAAATTGTCACAAATTCTAGTAGATCATCGTAGGAAATAGTAAATAAGCGGCTAAaccttttttttctattcaaatTACATACACTGAGTCTCATGGACTTTCATCTTTTTACAGTGTGATGATCTTTACATCATCAAAGTTATCACTCGACGTACACTTTCGATCCCAGGTTTCTAAAGAAGAGATTGATGAATTGTTGTTCATGGACCAAGGAAGGGCTTGGATACAATCGGATTAAGCTTTGGTTCAAGTGGGGTTTCGGCCCAATTAATGCTTTGGGCCGGCTAAAGTGGGTTCTTCAAAGAGCAAGTGTGCTAGACTTTGTGTTCGTCTTTTCATATTACTTAATTGTTTGCCATCTAGAATCTTAATTTAATATAAGAAACTATTATAATATTCCACCGGACATAAAacagtatattttttaaaattttttttgagttggggCGACGGTTTTCAAACTCTAGACCTCTATTTTGGGGGCCGGGTTTATGTTAATCAAATCACAAGACTTTGGTAATTCACAGTATTTTTATGGTGAAAGCCGGGCAACATTTTTAGCTTTTCCGCCTATATTATATCAGAGTTTTGCTAGGTATAAGCGAGTTCGTGCATCATATCTCGTaccgataatttttttaatttaaaaaaaaaaatttggagagaagaagaaaattttctatatcataaaaattattttcatctttaatttatatcatttcgttaaacatatatattatatattaatattaatgcacAAATTGATATACGAACTTACTTGCAATAAGATTTTTCCATTATATCATTACCTGCAGAACAAGAAGCCCGTCTTCTGCTAATAGTGATTCACAGCAACCAAAAAAATCTTCCATATATTCATGGCCCACATGTTCTATCATCTCGCTGAAAAAGTTgcatcaaaataaatatcatgGTTTTTGTTAGAATCATTATGGGTAGAGATATTCAAAGATTTGGTAGTAAAAGAACTGACCAGGATATAATTCTGTCATATTTATAGGTAGGAGGCAATTGCCGGTAGTCGCAAAGAAGTAGTCTAATATGGTCCTGATCAGATCAGCAAAGTTGATTGAGAGTCATTTGGAAGTAACTGGACCTTTAAGAGAAGAATTTCATTAGATGTTCTCATGCTGAGAGAAGAACCGGATCATTGTTGATCTATGCAACTTGCTTCCTAAGATAGAATATGATGTATCAGTATTACAGAgattacaatttatatatacaatgtaCGGCATTTGATGAGTCCCACGATTACTTGGATTTGTCTAATGTATAATAGGATAAAGAGGGCTAGCTGTTATGCTCAATTTCAGCCAGAGGAAGTCTTGCCATGATTTACGGTGCTGTACAGATCATGTATTAATATTCAAggaatgatatttgtagtttcaaaatatgcaagtttcacatatttattttaaaaaaaatagataaatatgagttagactcgtatgaaaaaattatttttttaatgttagacTCTAATGTTCTTAAAAGGAGTATGTGGGACACATACAcattaaaattgtatctaacattactctcaACATTTCCGACAGCTGATCAAAATACGATTGAGCTTCTAAATTATACGAATGGCATCTTATATATCCATATCTTAAAATAACTTTAATAGAAgttgtcttttatttcaaattatcaaataaagaaaatagtaggtgatattaatttcaatttcaatttggGCACTGAGGAAGAATGTGAGGTTCTTCTTGGTTCAGCCCGAGGAAGAAAATTAATAGAGAGACCAGTCGCATAAAGAACCAGATGATGAAAACTGATGCAACGTTCTGTATCTGGCTGCAAAATTGGTTTAAATTGCAATATAGATGCTTTACTAGacaagttctatatatatatatatataaatatatatatatattatgtcggaaacctctccaaggcaaaacctacccctgcagagtaaattATCCCGATCCCGTGTACTGCaccagtgtatatatatatatatatatacgtatggAGTACCTGAAGGCCAGCatctttcactttcttttccGCATATTTCAGCTGCGCTTCAGACACAGTGATGCCAGTGTATTTGCACCCAGTTTGTTTGACAGCTTCAATAGCAAAGCCTCCCCATCCACACCCAATATCAAGGACCTCATGCTTCTTATCAATTCTTGCCTAGTAAATTGGAAATGAAGACACAGTAGAAAGTTTAGTGCAGAGAGAACTTCTAAAATTTGGCATGATCGCAACAGAATAGACCCACCATTTCAATCAGAAGAGAGATTTTTCTCAGCTGTGCAACCTTCAAGTCTTCATCTTCCTTCTGAGAAATGTTTCAATACAGATTAATTCAAGTGAGAAAGTTGACACTTTGTTTAGCAGCAAATCATCAACAGTTTGTGATACCGACCTTAAATAGAGCAGACGAGTATGTCATTGTTTCGTCCAAgaacagggaaaaaaaatcattactcTAGAAAAACATCAAACACGAATTGTAAGCCTctacttgttatatatatactaagtCAGTAATCAGGTTCCAATACTATCAATCCAAACATGGTCTCAGACTGAACGCAGTTTAACTCGTTTATAAATTCAGATTGAAGATCGAGGTAAAACACGCAAACAAATAGATCTAAACGCATGAAATAAAAGCAGCGGAATTTACAGGTCAAAATGATCATATACCAAGTCATAATGACGAGAGATGTTCCTGCGACCCTGTGTAAGAGTATTTTGCCTCAGCAAAtgcttgaaaaaatattttgccgATGCTATGCCAGCTGTGAATAGCAATGGCGTCCACCAGCCCCTAAAGCCAGCGAAAGGTGAATGCTCAATCGAGTGCATGCAATTCATGAGGAgatgaataatatatagtaaataaAAAGCAGTTATCCAAGCTTCCAGCAAATTCTATCAGTTGCCATATATATACCTTCTGCTTTTCGACCTTGAGACAGAGGAATTTGATTCTCTACTGTCAATAAGAATCTGCAAAATAAATCAGCAGAGGCAAATGCTGAGGATCGGAAGCAAATACCAGTAGATCAAACATATAACCTCTGAGCTAGCATTCCCTTTTCGGATTGGTCAGAAAATTCATCTTACCATAAAAAGGTTTAGAAGACCTTCATTCTTATCGGTGAAAGAAATATCCCCATCAATATATGCATCTGCTAGGCCTAAATCAGCTCGTGTCATGACCTGCTCATAACCCTCAACTTCTCATCAATGCTGGGGAGAAAAATTGCAATACAATAAAACGATGATCTTTTAAATGCCAATATACTGCCTGGCCTACTCtttaaattttgtgaaaattttcctACTAATCTCAACACTATGTGACGCGAtcttcgttaaaaaaaaaaaaaaaaaaaaaaaaaaaaagaagaagaagaagaagattccaAACACAGACTAAGAGTACTACCTTCCAGTAAAATTGGGGACTGTGAACTTTAAGAACAATTTTCAGAGAACAGTTTCTCCTTTCTCCTTGGAAGTAAAAGGTTGTACCATCTTCCTCCAATAATCTGCAATACCAAAAACGATGTCATATCAATCGACTCGATGAAATTTTAGTATAGTTAGGTAAAGTAGAGGAGACGGTGGCTAGCTGTTTTGACTGTACATAATACAGTGGAGGTTTAGGTGTTTGACGAATGTGGTGAAGAGATTATAAGTTCATGATTTTTAGATCTAATATTGGTAAATACTGATGGTGTGAGGGGAGTAATCCCTAGGACCGGGCTAGGTCGGCCCAGGAGTAGTGATCGGGTGACATGCGTTGGCCAGAAAATGGAAGGCAGAATTGTCTAACACCGCTATTGGCTAACATCCTAGGATAGTCCTTGTCCTTGAACCCTGGTGCCTAGGCAGGCCTAAGGAGTGGACGCATCTGACTGAAGCCACGCAATGGGGAACGAAAATGAGTATGCCATGATAGGGAGCCACGTCGCATTTAATGAACCCTAAGGTCGGGCACGTCATGGTGAACCCACGATCGAGCTTGACAGGTTTGCCACACGACAAGAAGGTGGCAGGAACACATAGCTTGAATATGGAGCGACACACCCACCATCTCCTTACCAAGAAGAAATGCCTTGAATAGGTATATATATCCCCTCCCTTAGCAAGGGGAAGGGGTTTGGAGACTTAGATACCTCATTTTTCACAATCCCTATAAGAAAATAGcatactgactttggcatcggaggtaTCCGACACCACCCCGAAGCTCTCGTTTCGTAATAGTGGCAGGTGAGCGAATTGGGTCCCCGTGGAGTTGCTTCGGCAgggaaacacgacatcaacagatGGTATAACATAAGTGATTCAAATcgaattttattagtttttttttttttttttgggggggtcaATATGGTTATGCCTATGTTTTGATCCGgtctaattttataaattttataaaattatatatatgaaaaaatctatttataagcctaattattattttttgtacacTTAGCGCAGACCGCTGATGTGGGCGACGCCTATAATtaagttgtttttgttttttttttgttttttgttttttgtttttttttagttatggTGTGTAAAGCTTAAAATGTTTGTTAGTTTAAAATTGGAAAGTGCATTCCCCTTATTAAAATCTCACTGGAAAGGTTGCCAACTATCTACTTAAAACTTTAGACAAGGACTACAAATTTTTTACACGACCCAGAAAATCGAAACAAATTCGACATTAAGGCGCTCATCTGTCTATACATGCATGGGATCAAGGCCCTTAAACTTGGCCGGAGGTGAGCCAGCCCGGCCCTGTCTCCGAGGTTATAGAAAAAGATGTCACTGCATTAAGGATTCATGATGTgtacataaatgtatatatagctAGAAAAGAGTAGATCACTCACGTTAAACATCCGCTGGAGACATATGTTTGAAGAAACCTGGTAACAAAGAGGCGCGCCCCAGCTTCCATCATAGAAGGACGCACCAATACTTGTTTCGGCTTGCTCAGGAGAGCACCACTTTCACTGGGCAAACTATCATGTGCAGCAGCCATGCCTGCAGCCAGCCTCCCAATTACAagtataccttttttttttttcctctgcaaATTAGAGTACCGGTATGCATTAGGGAACAAAACGAGggttaatatttatattatatatatagatagtatCATGAGTACTAGTACTGTACGACCgaattgataaaagaaaaaaatggagagtGGGATTAATGAGTCAAACGAAATTACCAGTTGTCAAAGTTGTCTGCCAAATCAATTGCCAAATCAAAGTTGTCTAAGTATCTGTTAAATCTAATTGAGATAAAGgtggtaaaatattattaaaatattattttttaatattattattattttaaaatttaaaaatattgaattatttattatattttatattaaaattttaaaaaaattataataataaattgaaataaattgagatagatttaactcactacaataaaattatttatttgtgactaattaattctaacgaaataattatttataattaaaataaatttattttaatcacaaataatatttttaccgCAATTAAATGACcatccatttttcttataattacttTCAAAATGAATCCATATCAGCATATGACATGAACTCCACTCCCTGGCACAATTGCATGCGTTCACCGAGTGGTACGCGCGGTTCCATGAATCTTTATATTCGTAGCTCTATTAAATAGTAGATACGTACACCTATgggtgtgcaaaattttgagaattccgactccgtctgACCTCCGCTCCGACGTCGACTCCgatggagtcggagttgtcggaattcggagtcggaattcagAACTACTCCGAATAGTGATTCggagtcaaatttttttttaaaccacgtcgttttacagcttggtttaaaaaaaaaattattgaacgacaccgttccacttaatatggaacggcgtcgtttcatatgtcttcctaaggaagccttCTCCTCATACgttccccccttcttcttccttctccagttcttcttcttcttccttctcccttctctctcgcgtctcccgtcccagtgactgaaccatcccttctctctcgcgtcgtCCGTCCCAGTGCCAGCAtgccgccgttcctcgttgctcctctattcagcttccacctacggtgagccctaaatttatgagccctaaatttaattcaagcacgtctcttatgaattggagccagcaattgtgattcttgtgaattggttgtattgaatattcaatatagtccaaacacggcgctcaaaatcctgaattttacattgtattgcagacttgcgctcgagcgaggtgtcgagcgcaagtcaagcgcacgttgtattgaacattggctcgagcgccacgtagagcgcaagtcgagcgaatctctctggatggattttgctcgagcgccacgtcgagcaaacctctctggatagattctgctcgagcgccacgtcgagcgcaattcgagcgaacctctctggatggattctgctcgagcgccacgtcgagcacacgtcgagcgaacctctctggatggattctgctcgagcgccatgtcgagcgcatttcgagcgaacctctctggatgggttttgctcgagtgtcacgtcgagcgcacgtcgagcgatcctctctggatgggttccgctgagtcaagcgcaagtcaaccgaacctcgatgtaataatacatcgatacaataatatattatgatacaataatacatgtcctattgtataatacaatagcctagtttatttttaaactaattttttgcttctaatttaattttttcagctttattgattgtgatatggatcctagacatagtggagatgattATCCACAAagggatgtggcggatgccaatgctacaactcctacactggtgggtacttccacccttagagccacatctagggcagctacatctagagcagctacatcttgtgcgagtagtcgactcccactcccagttgatatagaggatgaggatatattcaacgaagaggaagagatgcccattgagcaagatcaacaaccacgaccttctaaaaagaggtcgtggatatgggagcatttcaccaaaattcctggtgaaattgcgaacccagtagcaagatgtcattactgtggatcactttgtggatgccattcgaacaagcaaggtaccagtgtgttaatagcacatctaaatggttgtcaacgatataagatagcgaagggattgcaagccactgatcagaccaacctcagttaccaaacttctacagccactgatggtacacagactaagaaattggtcatccctcaatacagtgagaagatgttgagggacatgcttgcagagatgataattactgatgagatgccatttaccacagtcgagaaaagaggctttcgaaagtttctaaattttgttgagccacgatttctcattccatcacggtatacagtgatgcgagattgtatgaagaggcatgcgaaggacaaggaggagatgaggaagatgtttattatcACTGGCTAAAGAGTGTCTTTTACGGCTGACACAtagacttccatacagaacgtctgctacatgtgtatcacagcacactacattgacagtgagtggattttgcataaaaaaattattggttttaaagaaattgtggatcataaaggtgcatccattggggcgaagatggatgattgtttaaaggactgaggaattcgaaaagtgctgtgtattacagtcgacaatgccagtgcgaatgaaacaacaattgattagtttaagcggaacacgatggtgagagatgatgtcattcgggcccacgagtttattcactttcgatgttgtgctcatatcattaacctcatagttgttgagggattaaaagaggttcatgattccataacctgAGTCCGCAACATtttacgatatgtgaggggttcccctcaaaggcttgccaagtttaaggcaatagcagaagatctgaagattgaatgttctagtatgctgtgcttggacgttccgacttgatggaattctacatacatgatgttggatgtggcacagaagtaccaaaaatcattcgagcggatggaggtcgaggatgggggcctgaggtatgctttgttggagctagtaggacaggggctcggtgcgctggacgcacatgattggaccagtgtgagttattttgttgaatttttaagaactttttatgagataaccatgcggctatctggatccaaatatacgactgcgaactcatttttcaacgagctctcggagcttcacttctagttggaaaatagttgtactgactctgctggattgttatctgctatggctacgaggatgaagatcaaatatgataaatattgggagaatattgagaagataaatagattgctatttgtggctgtgatccttgacccccgagttaagttggccgttctagaattttgggtaaattctgTCCTCGGGGCattgaaggctgcagagtttattaaattgctaaaaagtgatgttgatgacttatatcatcactacagtactagtgctcagccttcatccgcagttggtagctcctcacattcgaggccgacatgattgacagtttcctcaagtgatactgacccatctgtagggattagaggcaatcgtattatacagcagtatcatcaactcatgtcaacaaggaatattatgcattgtatatctgaggttgaacgatattttatggaagctgtcgaggcacttagtgatgtatttcagttattaacttggtggaaagttaattccaccaaatATCCAGTCCTTTCTCGTATGGCCCGAGATATGccagccattcctgtcactacggttgcctcaaagtcggcatttagcactggaggtcgcgtgttggatgcttatcggagttcattgtcaccgtcaaccgtggaggccctcgtttgcacacagaattggataagtgaaacgcctattggactagataccgttggcgatgatgccgagagctataggcttgaatcgggtaagtttatatgcttttaaatgatgatttaattatttttaatgtttctaacttctaatttttatgattttatagatctaattgtaaaccctaacataattaccgatgattgagagtttggaacggacgctacttgagagttgggatggagttgagagaacctcctttcttggcaagaatcaaattattcttttaccgtattcaattttttattatcaatttttttcatctattgattgctactttctatcttcatttcaggcatgaccaatggaacaaaaagtatttgagtgaaattcgtgtttaatcgaattgtagttatatttcaaattatagtcatattgttattacgttataaatgagactgttataacttatggctacatcatacatgctatttactttttaaactatttatatagttatatttatgtagttatatcccgagcaaagacgtgagataagtactctttattctataatttctattagtacttatccatcctctctcaaacgtttagactTTATTATCCAACtaaaattaatcgaattatagaaattcgtatcatcattcttttttataaaattctaaatttatgtaattttcaactcatgagtcatgagcacttttaatgctaaatttcaggcggacataaaacaaattaaatatataatcaaaattcagtaacaaaatcagaacgaatatttaaattattgaaaactcttaaataaaccaaatatttgtagatcgtttcacttttaaaaaaaatatatatgttgcttactatctgaaacgaaattgaacaataaaatttaaataataataaaaa
Above is a genomic segment from Juglans microcarpa x Juglans regia isolate MS1-56 chromosome 1D, Jm3101_v1.0, whole genome shotgun sequence containing:
- the LOC121235448 gene encoding cyclopropane mycolic acid synthase 1-like isoform X2 — its product is MAAAHDSLPSESGALLSKPKQVLVRPSMMEAGARLFVTRFLQTYVSSGCLTLLEEDGTTFYFQGERRNCSLKIVLKVHSPQFYWKVMTRADLGLADAYIDGDISFTDKNEGLLNLFMILIDSRESNSSVSRSKSRRGWWTPLLFTAGIASAKYFFKHLLRQNTLTQGRRNISRHYDLSNDFFSLFLDETMTYSSALFKKEDEDLKVAQLRKISLLIEMARIDKKHEVLDIGCGWGGFAIEAVKQTGCKYTGITVSEAQLKYAEKKVKDAGLQDHIRLLLCDYRQLPPTYKYDRIISCEMIEHVGHEYMEDFFGCCESLLAEDGLLVLQFISIPDERYNEYRQSSDFIKEYIFPGGCLPSLSRITAAMASASRFSVEHLENIGNHYYQTLQCWRKKLMENQSKIVALGFDEKFIRTWEYYFEYCAAGFKSRTLGDYQIVFTRPGNVAAFSNSYQSVPSGVDSVPDGDTEPSY
- the LOC121235448 gene encoding tuberculostearic acid methyltransferase UfaA1-like isoform X3; translation: MAAAHDSLPSESGALLSKPKQVLVRPSMMEAGARLFVTRFLQTYVSSGCLTLLEEDGTTFYFQGERRNCSLKIVLKVHSPQFYWKVMTRADLGLADAYIDGDISFTDKNEGLLNLFMILIDSRESNSSVSRSKSRRGWWTPLLFTAGIASAKYFFKHLLRQNTLTQGRRNISRHYDLSNDFFSLFLDETMTYSSALFKKEDEDLKVAQLRKISLLIEMARIDKKHEVLDIGCGWGGFAIEAVKQTGCKYTGITVSEAQLKYAEKKVKDAGLQDHIRLLLCDYRQLPPTYKYDRIISCEMIEHVGHEYMEDFFGCCESLLAEDGLLVLQFISIPDERYNEYRQSSDFIKEYIFPGGCLPSLSRITAAMASASRFSVELLANIGIHYYQTLRCWRKNFTENRSKVLALGFDEKFIRTWEYYFEYCAAGFKSRTLGDYQIVFTRPGNVAAFSNSYQSVPSGVDSVPDGDTEPSY
- the LOC121235448 gene encoding tuberculostearic acid methyltransferase UfaA1-like isoform X4 → MAAAHDSLPSESGALLSKPKQVLVRPSMMEAGARLFVTRFLQTYVSSGCLTLLEEDGTTFYFQGERRNCSLKIVLKVHSPQFYWKVMTRADLGLADAYIDGDISFTDKNEGLLNLFMILIDSRESNSSVSRSKSRRGWWTPLLFTAGIASAKYFFKHLLRQNTLTQGRRNISRHYDLSNDFFSLFLDETMTYSSALFKKEDEDLKVAQLRKISLLIEMARIDKKHEVLDIGCGWGGFAIEAVKQTGCKYTGITVSEAQLKYAEKKVKDAGLQDHIRLLLCDYRQLPPTYKYDRIISCEMIEHVGHEYMEDFFGCCESLLAEDGLLVLQFISIPDERYNEYRQSSDFIKEYIFPGGCLPSLSRITAAMASASRFSVELLANIGIHYYQTLRCWRKNFTENRSKIVALGFDEKFIRTWEYYFEYCAAGFKSRTLGDYQIVFTRPGNVAAFSNSYQSVPSGVDSVPDGDTEPSY